TCGTGCTGTCGCCGCCGACCGCCACACTCCCAGCCAACCGCCGCATCACCGTTCGTGCCCGCCGTCCGCCGCGACCGCACGCTTTTGGTGCTCTTCCCCCCGAACCGCGCAAATTTTGTGCTCTCCCCGCCGACCGCCTCCTCCCAGCCAACCGCCGCATCCCCGTACGTGCCTGCCGTCCGCCACAACCGCACGCTTTTTGTGCTCTTCCCCCGCGAACCGCGCAACATTTGTGCTGTCGCCGCCGATCGCCACACTCCCAGCCAACCGCCGCATCCCCGTTCGTACCCGCCGTCCGCCGCGACCGCTCGCTTTTGGTGCTCTCCCCCCCGAACCGCGCAAAATTCGCGTTCTCGCCGCAAGCCCGCAAGACGACCTTACAAAATAGCATCTCGTCTATAACCGAAGATCTCTCCCGACCTGCGTCATTTCATAGGATCGGACCAGTTTGGCGTCGGGGTTCGCCGCCCGCAGCAGTTTCCGGCTCGCTAACCCGCGCAAAAGTTTGCCCGCCGTATTGCGGCTTCGCCCCAAAAATGCAGCCACCTCCTTCGGCGTCGCCGCGGCTCCTTTTCGCTTCACGAACCGCAGCGTTTCGCGCTCCTCCGGCGACAAGCAGGAAGACATCCCCTGCCCGCCGCGACCCCAGACGATTTGCCTGAGCAGCTGCTGCGCTTGCCGCGAACGGTACTTGATGATATCCGACGAAAAATGAAGCACCGTCCATCCGTCCGCAACCAAATGCGCGTCGCGCAGCGTATTGTCCGCGTACTCCCAACGATCCACATCGCGGATGTGCGGGAAGTACCCGTCGGCCTCCAAAGCCAATCTAGCCCCGAACGGTTGATACGCGAAGTCCAGAAACCTTCGCCCGTCATTGTAATCGCGCACTTCGTATTCCGGATGAAGGTCTTCCAGCGTTCCGAAAGCCGGCCACCACACTTTCTCCAGAAACGCCTTCTCCAAAAACAAATGTCCTTCTTCGAGCCGCCTCCGCCGTTCCCCGTTCCGCCTCCCTGCATGCGATGCGATCCAAAGCCGATGCGCCTCCTCGAAACCGCCGCTCAACGCGCTTCCCTCCTTCGCAAACGTCGCGCAAACGCAAAAACGCCGCCCGTCCCTCCGGGACGAACGGCGTGTGCTTCACGCGTGTTGACAAGGCCATTTTACCAAGGCGTG
Above is a genomic segment from Paenibacillus sp. containing:
- a CDS encoding DNA-binding response regulator, translated to MSGGFEEAHRLWIASHAGRRNGERRRRLEEGHLFLEKAFLEKVWWPAFGTLEDLHPEYEVRDYNDGRRFLDFAYQPFGARLALEADGYFPHIRDVDRWEYADNTLRDAHLVADGWTVLHFSSDIIKYRSRQAQQLLRQIVWGRGGQGMSSCLSPEERETLRFVKRKGAAATPKEVAAFLGRSRNTAGKLLRGLASRKLLRAANPDAKLVRSYEMTQVGRDLRL